From Chryseobacterium joostei, the proteins below share one genomic window:
- a CDS encoding type VI secretion system Vgr family protein, with protein sequence MKTESQTRGSSFRPSQNADGVSENHQAGINRLVKLSLVVEGKIIKYYKHFTLKQKAGNHHEFSLTLAHDALGDRQSHTLEEANKFLGKRLTVVISYKDIEQSPERNFVGIITKVGFSQEKMSLGNIVLSGYSPTILLDGAPHIQSFGGAQPVNMGIIAEEVIKQGIDKGRFDIRVDTNDYSQIIYSSQYNETHYNYLARMAEAYGEQFYYDGEVLHFGKLPPQNKPIKLTYGSNADDIKVELKAVHTKPQYYGYNSSKNEKLTSGETPVNHLGDLAKTAYSHNEKIYKTPALQVAPIKASTHLDVENSQKSASGSEAVSVFSVSGSTTVPFLHPGCVVDIHMRKPDTNETTYFTKIMVTDVVHEIDTIGHYKGSFESIAADTGFLPKPEFTVPIAQPQIATVIANADPEGQGRVQVRFDWQMNDVTHFVRVMTPDAGGTDQITQNRGYVAIPEVGDQVMVNFVHSHPDRPFVMGGMFHGGVGLGGGADNRVKSIQTRSGHRVVFTEDESIIITDKSGNEIHLDTTGSNINITAPETMTLNCKNMNINVGENMTTTVGMNKSNSIGMNNTESVGAMKMTSVVGDASMFITGKLTEMIDGDVHSETKKERNEVSEKDMNIQSSKFVHKHAQEEVQNNSGEKSKSH encoded by the coding sequence ATGAAAACCGAATCACAGACAAGAGGTTCTTCATTCCGTCCATCACAAAATGCAGACGGAGTTTCTGAAAACCACCAGGCAGGAATCAATAGGCTGGTAAAACTTTCACTGGTTGTGGAGGGGAAAATTATTAAGTATTATAAACATTTCACACTTAAACAAAAAGCAGGTAATCACCACGAGTTCAGCCTTACCCTTGCCCATGATGCATTGGGTGACAGACAGAGTCATACCCTTGAAGAAGCTAATAAATTCTTAGGGAAACGCCTCACAGTGGTTATTTCCTATAAAGATATAGAACAAAGTCCTGAAAGAAATTTTGTAGGAATCATTACCAAGGTAGGATTCAGCCAAGAGAAGATGAGTTTGGGGAATATTGTTCTTTCCGGCTACAGTCCAACAATATTATTGGATGGAGCTCCTCATATTCAAAGCTTTGGAGGAGCACAGCCTGTTAATATGGGGATTATTGCTGAAGAGGTTATTAAGCAGGGAATAGACAAAGGACGTTTTGATATCAGAGTAGATACCAACGACTATTCTCAGATTATCTACAGCAGCCAGTACAACGAAACGCATTATAACTATCTTGCAAGAATGGCAGAAGCCTATGGCGAACAGTTCTATTATGACGGAGAAGTATTACATTTTGGAAAACTTCCGCCTCAGAATAAGCCTATAAAACTTACCTATGGAAGTAATGCGGATGATATCAAAGTAGAATTAAAGGCTGTTCATACAAAGCCACAATACTATGGCTATAACAGCAGTAAAAATGAAAAGTTAACCTCAGGAGAAACTCCGGTTAATCACTTAGGAGATCTTGCCAAGACTGCTTACAGTCATAACGAAAAAATATACAAAACTCCCGCTCTTCAGGTGGCACCCATTAAGGCGTCCACTCATTTGGATGTAGAAAACTCACAAAAAAGTGCTTCAGGAAGTGAAGCCGTAAGCGTATTTTCAGTTTCTGGTTCTACAACTGTTCCGTTTTTGCATCCCGGATGTGTAGTGGATATTCATATGAGAAAGCCGGACACTAATGAAACCACTTATTTTACTAAGATTATGGTAACTGACGTTGTCCATGAAATTGACACTATTGGGCATTATAAAGGAAGTTTTGAATCCATTGCAGCAGATACAGGATTCTTACCAAAACCTGAATTTACAGTTCCTATTGCTCAGCCCCAAATTGCAACAGTAATTGCCAATGCAGATCCAGAAGGTCAGGGTAGAGTTCAGGTAAGATTCGACTGGCAGATGAATGATGTTACCCACTTTGTACGTGTAATGACCCCGGATGCAGGAGGAACTGACCAGATTACTCAAAACCGAGGATATGTAGCCATTCCTGAAGTAGGAGATCAGGTAATGGTTAACTTTGTTCACAGTCATCCTGACAGGCCATTTGTAATGGGAGGAATGTTCCATGGTGGCGTTGGATTAGGTGGTGGTGCAGATAACCGTGTAAAATCTATTCAGACCAGAAGTGGACACAGAGTTGTTTTTACAGAAGATGAAAGCATCATCATCACTGATAAAAGCGGTAATGAAATTCACCTGGATACTACAGGAAGCAACATTAATATCACAGCACCGGAAACCATGACCCTGAATTGTAAGAATATGAACATCAATGTAGGTGAAAATATGACGACAACCGTGGGAATGAATAAATCCAACAGTATCGGAATGAACAATACGGAAAGTGTAGGCGCAATGAAAATGACCTCCGTAGTTGGAGACGCAAGTATGTTTATTACCGGAAAACTGACAGAGATGATTGATGGAGATGTTCACAGCGAAACAAAGAAAGAGAGAAACGAAGTCAGTGAAAAAGATATGAATATACAATCCAGTAAGTTTGTTCATAAACATGCACAGGAAGAAGTACAAAATAATAGCGGAGAAAAATCCAAATCACATTAA
- a CDS encoding type VI secretion system transmembrane protein TssO gives MQGHITLSKKERHYQFFYLILMLVTAMLFLGVIFLKGFESPFSDEDVRGIHNLEQKAEFDQHQKVILPIMDSTYTMITKLTDEAPQPFVENNIFVGVNDLNNYFKSYDIVDTRKDAYPQIAKFYKMYFEDKKIISTTSDDIKRFEKQVEECRIGFKDKQDKIYQRKSALKARTQ, from the coding sequence ATGCAAGGACACATTACATTATCTAAGAAGGAAAGGCATTATCAGTTTTTTTATTTAATACTGATGCTTGTAACTGCCATGTTATTTTTGGGAGTTATCTTTTTAAAAGGATTTGAATCTCCGTTTTCTGATGAAGATGTAAGAGGTATTCACAATCTTGAACAGAAAGCAGAGTTTGACCAACATCAGAAAGTTATTCTGCCAATCATGGATAGTACTTATACCATGATTACTAAACTTACAGACGAAGCTCCACAGCCTTTTGTGGAAAACAATATCTTTGTAGGGGTTAATGATCTTAACAATTACTTTAAAAGCTACGACATTGTTGATACCCGAAAAGATGCCTACCCACAGATCGCTAAATTCTACAAAATGTATTTTGAAGACAAAAAGATAATTTCAACTACTTCAGATGATATCAAGAGATTTGAAAAGCAGGTGGAAGAATGCAGAATTGGCTTCAAAGATAAGCAGGATAAGATTTATCAGCGTAAAAGTGCTCTAAAGGCACGCACGCAGTAA
- a CDS encoding PKD domain-containing protein — protein MNYFQKNKKNIIIGVIATLLIAALVALWLQKKVIHSADDIVGVVYPSALSVGDTLLFEDKTQFAKSKRWNFGDGTTSDKNSGIHFYNKPGYYQVSLIVDNKYTKSFPVMVSARSVKQSKDSVKSKTIIEAPVEAMLNENVQFRAVSDATQFAWKFGETGNTDSKEKLAIYSYKKAGDYVVTLYTEESQEPIYHRIKIKPIYNPLEEEEVSVEDSYAKIDNDFKYHLQQIANGNSFNTHYNYLLKTYLCNNENTVVKVNESKVNNFYMYCAGLQFDKNMVIQTVKVNFDDTQNCVTKVDINQSK, from the coding sequence ATGAATTATTTTCAAAAGAACAAAAAGAACATTATTATCGGTGTTATTGCAACATTGCTCATTGCAGCCCTTGTTGCACTTTGGCTGCAGAAAAAGGTAATCCACTCTGCTGATGATATTGTTGGGGTAGTTTATCCGTCTGCATTGTCGGTAGGGGATACACTTTTATTTGAAGATAAAACCCAGTTTGCAAAATCCAAGAGATGGAATTTTGGAGACGGTACAACTTCTGATAAAAATAGTGGAATCCACTTTTATAATAAACCGGGATATTACCAGGTAAGTTTGATCGTTGACAACAAGTACACTAAATCTTTCCCGGTAATGGTATCGGCAAGAAGCGTGAAGCAATCCAAAGACAGCGTAAAATCCAAAACAATCATTGAGGCACCGGTAGAAGCTATGCTGAATGAAAATGTACAGTTCCGTGCTGTTTCTGATGCTACACAGTTTGCATGGAAGTTTGGAGAAACAGGTAATACAGATTCTAAAGAGAAACTAGCTATTTATTCCTATAAAAAAGCGGGAGATTATGTGGTTACTTTGTACACAGAAGAAAGCCAGGAGCCTATTTACCACCGTATCAAGATTAAACCTATTTATAACCCTCTTGAAGAAGAGGAAGTATCTGTAGAAGATTCTTATGCGAAAATCGATAACGACTTTAAATACCACCTACAGCAAATTGCTAACGGAAACAGTTTCAACACGCATTATAATTACCTGTTGAAAACCTATCTGTGTAACAATGAAAATACAGTGGTAAAGGTAAACGAAAGTAAAGTAAATAACTTCTACATGTATTGTGCAGGTCTTCAGTTTGACAAAAACATGGTGATCCAAACTGTAAAAGTGAATTTTGACGATACACAAAACTGTGTAACAAAAGTAGATATAAACCAAAGCAAATAA
- the tssO gene encoding type VI secretion system TssO, which yields MSSNREKKLNKSDVRTGIWKFILSFAVLSVVSFGCLYLFFKSYDIQREGISREAENYMELMRRSDLLKTHVDNIYDRMTQLDMNKVQNDVFLRTNIMDNVRDAKNIMGKDSTGNFKHYAVLMKQIEPMINLKTKIIGVEYKKKTVLRDLEECMGKVGRANNELRKDYTRNFTGGKRR from the coding sequence ATGTCTTCGAACAGGGAAAAAAAATTGAACAAATCTGACGTCAGAACGGGCATTTGGAAGTTTATTCTTTCTTTTGCTGTATTGTCTGTGGTATCCTTTGGTTGTCTGTACCTCTTTTTTAAAAGCTACGATATACAACGAGAAGGGATTAGCAGGGAAGCAGAAAATTATATGGAACTGATGCGCCGAAGTGACTTACTGAAAACTCATGTAGATAATATTTATGACCGTATGACCCAGCTTGACATGAACAAGGTGCAGAATGATGTATTTCTGAGAACCAATATCATGGATAACGTGAGGGATGCTAAAAATATTATGGGGAAAGACAGTACAGGGAACTTTAAGCACTATGCTGTTTTAATGAAACAGATAGAACCTATGATTAATTTAAAAACTAAAATTATAGGCGTTGAGTATAAGAAGAAAACAGTTCTAAGGGATCTGGAAGAATGTATGGGAAAAGTAGGAAGGGCCAATAATGAGCTTAGAAAAGACTATACAAGAAATTTTACAGGAGGTAAAAGAAGATAA
- the tssD gene encoding type VI secretion system tube protein TssD translates to MAERNSRGILKFNNGEGQKLLKMNYSVARSTDVSGRVASDPSNALIKVTVEATEKSDILESLLNGKYKPTVGEIVFNKSHEEGTLITLNWQNGYVIQHQVDFDAIDSNSMLISFVISAETIGYGTSEYAGLWPTS, encoded by the coding sequence ATGGCAGAAAGAAATTCGAGAGGAATCTTAAAATTTAATAACGGAGAAGGTCAAAAGCTATTAAAGATGAACTATAGTGTAGCCAGATCTACAGACGTATCAGGACGTGTAGCATCAGACCCATCCAATGCATTAATCAAGGTTACAGTAGAAGCTACTGAAAAATCTGATATTCTGGAAAGTTTATTGAACGGAAAATATAAACCTACAGTAGGAGAAATTGTTTTTAACAAATCTCACGAAGAGGGAACATTGATCACTTTGAACTGGCAAAATGGATACGTAATCCAGCACCAGGTTGATTTTGATGCAATTGACAGCAATAGTATGTTGATCAGCTTCGTAATCAGTGCTGAAACAATTGGTTATGGTACTTCTGAGTATGCAGGACTTTGGCCAACTAGCTAA
- the tssR gene encoding type VI secretion system protein TssR domain-containing protein: protein MKNKFPLAAYYIGLSVLLTSCQVKLPSKKTPEPSQYGQVDNSPVVNGYPKKSVPWIVISDRSRNTAYLDKDDEKSYKEVKFLEPLMVLKHRDGMVKVAEYVPDALMKKVSSKSVKTYGWIPESDLLLWNHSLKSEKTGYPVRVAVVPNNSEVIKNAERYYKNDSIMVFNSPSLIETANVKIPNGQMVYVYKQAENNKRFLVGKKPSVDIDSIGKGLYGWVSSNVISTWGERSAVKLKNTTGISESELGIHEGYPGGSGSDAENKTAILLTDVNKRKPLENIFPVTLPLNEAPTPNSKTKYFTNILDYSKNYVFNVLGEPIYFDRYREITDRDKNINIVFALDVSAGNAPYAPIVKSLLQDLQLRFEKPSYFNNVKYGVVLYKNNPCGNNLSVSNLSTDYSKITTFIDQKTNEMNCASNSGYQPVGEALSAAGNLLSNVPDETNIVVTVGTSANQSGNMYSVIGSLTQAQARLIMFQTSARSSDTYNDFVLMAENVVTATAKNIAELKKQKIINQSDVLTKNNFSLVEGDAGFFSLAYPKQSMSQGFVIFPKKGDVATPGFLKKSVDSLIAQVTVDNQNVDKSLNEYFHSSVGAGKTDVDLKYKYLYPGLTNPVSAGIAAQLINYGNPFLVKGYIPKELKEYTPGIEKGILISEAEYDNLKAFYTEVYKNTGAEKADFNQAAAIREYVKLLKKYNPTIKFLDKGDLYELPMSYAVGMSTGFDLSEEELMAKYKLKGWKKSKIVPNETVRTYFRHYKDLAERMLNHRNNPAVKIQQNGQTFYWLNEYFTPSRLPTEAPEYTKH from the coding sequence ATGAAAAATAAATTTCCTCTAGCAGCATATTACATAGGATTATCAGTATTATTGACGAGTTGCCAGGTAAAGCTGCCGTCAAAGAAAACTCCGGAGCCATCACAGTATGGCCAGGTAGATAATTCACCGGTAGTCAATGGTTATCCTAAAAAGTCAGTTCCATGGATCGTTATTTCAGACCGATCAAGAAACACGGCTTATTTGGATAAAGATGATGAAAAATCATACAAGGAAGTTAAATTTCTGGAGCCTTTAATGGTTTTAAAACATAGAGATGGAATGGTAAAGGTTGCGGAATATGTTCCGGATGCCTTAATGAAGAAAGTATCATCAAAATCCGTAAAAACATACGGTTGGATTCCTGAATCGGACCTGCTTCTATGGAATCACTCTCTAAAAAGCGAAAAAACTGGGTATCCTGTAAGGGTGGCAGTAGTACCTAACAACAGTGAAGTTATTAAAAACGCTGAAAGATACTACAAAAACGACTCTATTATGGTGTTCAATTCACCAAGCCTTATTGAAACTGCCAACGTTAAAATTCCTAACGGGCAAATGGTGTATGTATACAAGCAGGCAGAGAATAATAAGAGATTCCTGGTAGGTAAAAAGCCGTCTGTTGATATAGACAGTATTGGTAAAGGCCTTTACGGATGGGTAAGTTCTAACGTGATTTCTACATGGGGAGAACGTTCCGCTGTAAAACTGAAAAATACAACAGGAATCAGCGAATCCGAATTGGGAATACATGAAGGGTACCCTGGAGGATCAGGATCTGATGCTGAAAATAAAACAGCAATTCTGCTTACTGATGTCAATAAAAGAAAACCACTGGAAAATATTTTCCCCGTGACTTTACCTTTAAATGAAGCTCCTACTCCCAATTCCAAAACGAAGTATTTTACCAATATTCTGGATTACAGTAAAAACTACGTGTTCAATGTTTTAGGAGAGCCTATCTATTTTGACCGTTACAGAGAGATTACAGATAGAGATAAAAATATCAATATTGTTTTTGCATTGGATGTAAGTGCCGGAAATGCTCCTTATGCCCCAATTGTAAAATCATTGTTGCAGGATTTACAGCTTAGATTTGAAAAACCATCTTATTTCAATAATGTGAAATATGGTGTTGTTTTATATAAAAATAACCCTTGCGGAAATAATCTTTCAGTATCTAACCTAAGTACTGACTACAGTAAAATCACAACATTTATTGATCAGAAGACCAATGAGATGAACTGTGCCAGTAATAGTGGCTACCAGCCGGTAGGAGAGGCGCTTTCTGCAGCCGGAAATCTTCTCTCCAATGTTCCGGATGAAACCAATATTGTAGTGACTGTAGGAACATCTGCTAACCAAAGTGGAAATATGTACAGTGTGATAGGTTCCCTTACACAGGCCCAGGCAAGACTGATTATGTTCCAGACCAGTGCGAGATCTTCCGATACCTACAATGATTTTGTATTAATGGCAGAAAATGTAGTTACTGCTACTGCTAAAAATATTGCCGAGCTTAAAAAGCAAAAAATTATCAATCAGTCAGATGTTCTTACCAAGAATAATTTCAGCTTAGTAGAAGGAGATGCCGGATTTTTCTCATTGGCTTATCCTAAGCAAAGTATGTCCCAGGGATTCGTTATTTTTCCTAAAAAAGGAGACGTTGCTACACCGGGATTCCTGAAGAAATCTGTAGATAGTCTTATTGCACAGGTGACAGTGGATAATCAGAATGTTGATAAATCGCTTAATGAGTACTTCCACTCTTCTGTAGGGGCAGGAAAAACAGATGTTGACTTGAAATATAAATATCTGTATCCGGGGCTTACCAATCCGGTTTCTGCAGGAATTGCAGCACAGCTGATCAACTACGGAAATCCATTCCTGGTAAAAGGATATATTCCAAAAGAATTGAAAGAATATACTCCGGGAATAGAAAAAGGAATTCTTATTTCTGAAGCAGAGTACGACAATCTGAAAGCTTTCTACACAGAAGTATACAAAAATACAGGTGCTGAAAAAGCAGATTTCAATCAGGCAGCAGCAATCAGAGAATATGTAAAACTGTTAAAGAAATACAATCCTACCATCAAATTCCTGGATAAAGGAGACCTTTATGAATTACCAATGTCCTATGCTGTTGGAATGAGTACAGGATTCGATCTTTCTGAAGAAGAATTGATGGCCAAGTATAAGCTTAAAGGATGGAAAAAGTCTAAAATTGTTCCTAATGAAACAGTAAGAACGTATTTCCGTCACTACAAGGATCTGGCAGAAAGAATGCTTAATCATAGAAATAATCCGGCTGTGAAAATCCAGCAAAACGGACAGACATTCTATTGGCTTAACGAGTATTTTACACCGTCAAGACTTCCAACAGAAGCACCGGAATATACTAAACATTAA